In the genome of Gemmatimonadaceae bacterium, one region contains:
- a CDS encoding BamA/TamA family outer membrane protein → MNGIHTQGDPKVVSATRVCVAVALVSLAMLWPTRARAQECEEGDRQVRSLHFVGNKTFSADALSAYVVTTASSFAKRHFRIIGTARCYPVNGLGPDTDAIKLFYKANGFYDTKVDTAVTIVGRGVVDVTFRINEGRPLLLDSLEIAGLSAIPDSSKLTKDLQLKVGERVGRLNMVSDMTTIVSRLHNSGYPNAQVFPQFTTHLDDHRAEVRLEVAPGVRTRFGTIRIESTSQSGGPPEIDTAVVRHLLGFSSGDRYSDDALVNAQRNLYNLGTFKHVGIDTTSQTAAVADGSAPAAARTAKDSLSDTLTDVQVNLREDLMRQYDQDEAWATLDCFRFNAQYTNKNFLDDARRLELSGRLSKIGYGSPLASPATRNLCYRPYLDQDSLASKKVNYYLGATVSQPTLFGTHWVPSYTAYTERRGEYLAYLRTTYVGGAVSATRLIGEGMPLRVGYTLEYGKTQAQPAVLCAEFFACTTEEQDQFERTLRLAIASVSLQRTRVDDRVEPKSGYIIGGELRGAAPVIGSDPSQQFAKGTLDMSAYKSLSKRVVLAGRISGGLISATNDTTGSKLPPYQERLFAGGPNSVRGFGQNLLGPVVYLVGSDQFNIDTIAVAPDRSSKTLAYVLKNPNASVSRPQPLGGNAMFVFNVEMRIRDPFFPDLLQYVPFVDGGQVWTEVPNVNNFHLARPIFVTPGLGFRISSPIGPIQINLGYNPYPNQQGPVYFASPVDPLTGAAPLICVTPPGAPPVPVTISGSEATQAKCPGIFAPPRPASFFQRLTKTFSIVTSF, encoded by the coding sequence GTGAACGGCATTCATACACAGGGCGATCCCAAAGTCGTTTCGGCGACCCGCGTTTGCGTCGCCGTCGCTCTCGTGTCCCTCGCGATGCTTTGGCCGACTCGCGCCCGCGCGCAGGAGTGCGAGGAGGGCGACCGTCAGGTGCGGTCGCTGCACTTCGTCGGCAATAAGACATTTAGCGCCGACGCGCTGTCGGCCTATGTCGTGACCACCGCGTCGTCGTTCGCCAAGCGCCATTTTCGAATCATCGGCACGGCGCGCTGCTACCCCGTCAACGGACTGGGACCGGACACCGACGCCATCAAGCTTTTCTACAAAGCGAACGGTTTCTACGACACGAAGGTCGATACCGCGGTCACGATCGTCGGACGCGGCGTCGTCGACGTGACCTTTCGGATCAACGAGGGTCGGCCCCTGCTGCTCGACTCGCTCGAGATCGCCGGACTTTCCGCGATTCCCGATTCGTCGAAGCTCACCAAAGACCTTCAGCTCAAGGTCGGTGAACGGGTCGGACGGCTGAACATGGTGTCGGACATGACGACGATCGTTTCGCGACTCCACAACTCCGGCTATCCGAACGCGCAGGTCTTTCCGCAGTTCACCACGCATTTGGACGATCATCGGGCCGAGGTCCGACTCGAGGTCGCGCCCGGTGTGCGCACTCGCTTCGGCACCATTCGGATCGAGAGCACGTCGCAGTCCGGCGGACCGCCCGAGATCGACACGGCCGTCGTGCGTCACCTGCTCGGCTTCTCGTCTGGCGACCGGTACAGCGACGATGCGCTCGTGAACGCGCAGCGCAACCTCTACAACCTCGGCACGTTCAAGCACGTCGGCATCGACACGACGAGTCAAACCGCCGCGGTCGCGGACGGCAGCGCGCCGGCCGCCGCTCGCACCGCGAAGGACAGCCTCTCGGACACCCTCACCGACGTCCAGGTCAACCTGCGCGAGGACTTGATGCGCCAGTACGACCAGGACGAGGCGTGGGCGACGCTGGATTGCTTCCGGTTCAACGCGCAGTACACCAACAAGAATTTTCTGGACGATGCGCGGCGTCTGGAGCTCTCGGGGCGCCTCTCGAAAATCGGTTACGGCAGCCCGCTCGCCTCGCCGGCGACCCGCAACCTCTGCTATCGCCCTTATCTCGACCAGGACAGTCTCGCGAGCAAGAAGGTCAACTACTATCTCGGCGCGACGGTCAGTCAGCCGACGCTGTTTGGTACGCACTGGGTTCCGTCCTACACGGCGTATACCGAACGGCGAGGCGAGTATCTCGCCTATCTCCGGACGACCTACGTCGGCGGCGCCGTATCGGCAACCCGCCTCATCGGCGAAGGGATGCCCCTGCGCGTCGGCTACACGCTGGAGTATGGAAAGACGCAAGCGCAGCCGGCGGTGCTCTGCGCTGAATTCTTCGCATGCACGACGGAGGAGCAGGACCAGTTCGAGCGAACGTTGCGGCTCGCGATCGCGAGCGTCTCGCTGCAACGAACTCGGGTCGACGACCGGGTAGAACCGAAGAGCGGCTACATCATCGGAGGCGAGCTGCGCGGCGCGGCGCCGGTGATCGGGTCGGATCCGTCGCAGCAGTTCGCCAAGGGCACTCTCGACATGTCCGCCTACAAATCGCTCTCGAAGCGCGTGGTGTTGGCGGGGCGAATCAGCGGCGGACTGATCTCGGCGACGAACGATACGACGGGCTCGAAACTACCGCCCTATCAGGAGCGCCTGTTCGCCGGCGGACCGAACAGCGTGCGCGGCTTCGGGCAGAACCTCCTCGGTCCGGTCGTCTATCTGGTGGGTTCGGACCAGTTCAACATCGATACGATCGCGGTTGCACCAGACCGGTCTTCGAAGACGCTGGCGTACGTGCTCAAGAATCCCAATGCGAGCGTCAGCCGCCCCCAGCCGCTGGGCGGCAACGCGATGTTTGTCTTCAACGTCGAAATGCGGATACGCGATCCATTCTTCCCGGATCTACTCCAATACGTTCCGTTCGTGGACGGCGGCCAAGTGTGGACCGAGGTGCCCAACGTCAACAATTTTCACCTGGCGCGCCCCATCTTCGTGACGCCTGGGCTGGGGTTCCGGATCTCGTCGCCGATCGGCCCCATTCAGATCAATCTGGGGTACAATCCCTACCCGAATCAGCAGGGGCCTGTGTACTTCGCATCGCCGGTCGATCCCCTCACAGGGGCGGCGCCGCTCATATGTGTGACGCCACCCGGGGCGCCACCCGTCCCAGTGACGATAAGCGGCAGTGAGGCGACTCAGGCGAAGTGCCCTGGGATATTCGCGCCGCCGCGTCCAGCAAGCTTCTTTCAACGGCTGACGAAAACCTTCTCGATCGTAACGAGCTTCTGA
- a CDS encoding ABC transporter permease: MSSFIARRLLLAIPTLFGVLVVAFLLLYVAPGDPVEAMIGERADSATIARLRAELHVDDPLPQRFAHYVSRVAVGDLGRSYITDRPISQDIRERFPKTLQLAFAAMLLAATVGITLGVLSARNPGGVIDRFALGLAYLGVSFPVFWVGLLLILLFAVTLKWLPPSGYGSLRFLILPALTLGMRSIAFLARMTRSAMLDSLNADFVRTARAKGLGEWVVTTRHALRNALIPVITVLGLDFGAYLTGSILTETIFSWPGIGRYVVNAISRRDLPAIQGSVLFLSTVFVVVNLLTDLAYAKADPRVRFQ; encoded by the coding sequence ATGAGCTCGTTCATCGCGCGGCGGCTCCTCCTCGCGATTCCGACGCTCTTCGGCGTCCTCGTCGTCGCGTTCCTGCTGCTCTACGTCGCGCCGGGTGATCCCGTCGAGGCGATGATCGGCGAACGCGCCGACAGCGCGACGATCGCGCGTCTCCGCGCCGAGCTCCACGTCGACGACCCGCTGCCGCAGCGATTCGCCCACTACGTGAGCCGCGTCGCCGTCGGAGACCTGGGCCGTTCGTACATCACCGACCGCCCGATCTCGCAGGACATTCGCGAGCGTTTTCCGAAGACGCTGCAACTCGCTTTCGCCGCGATGCTCCTCGCGGCGACGGTCGGAATCACGCTCGGCGTGCTCAGCGCGCGCAACCCCGGCGGGGTGATCGATCGGTTTGCGCTCGGCTTGGCCTACCTCGGAGTGTCGTTTCCAGTGTTTTGGGTCGGCCTGCTGTTGATCCTGTTGTTCGCCGTCACGCTCAAGTGGCTGCCGCCGTCGGGTTACGGCAGTCTGCGCTTTTTGATCCTGCCGGCTCTGACGCTCGGCATGCGGTCGATCGCGTTTCTCGCGCGCATGACGCGATCCGCGATGCTCGACTCGCTCAACGCCGATTTCGTCCGCACCGCGCGCGCGAAAGGACTCGGTGAGTGGGTCGTCACGACGCGCCACGCGCTGCGCAATGCGTTGATCCCGGTGATCACGGTGCTCGGCCTCGACTTCGGGGCCTACCTCACCGGAAGCATTCTCACCGAGACGATTTTCTCGTGGCCGGGCATCGGCCGTTACGTGGTCAACGCCATCTCACGCCGCGACCTGCCGGCGATCCAAGGCTCCGTCCTCTTTCTCAGCACCGTGTTCGTCGTCGTGAACCTGTTGACCGATCTCGCGTACGCCAAAGCCGACCCGCGTGTTCGATTCCAATAG
- a CDS encoding translocation/assembly module TamB domain-containing protein has protein sequence MKRRSLVALVAAGVLVFLGLLAVSGVLFFTRTYRGREYVRSFAQPLIERGIKGGKVYLGHLSGSFLNQLTIDSVAIRDERGELFLSTGRITLDYNPRDIFDARALIRRATIEHPYVHIVQHNDYSWNFKKIFASAPSPAPAKKDETTRGWGNYIVADSVRLRDATFLLTMRWQPDDSLKGARRDSVIRVTLANPARAVTQTYDGYGRLYEWRNINGLISHARLSDPDSDVKYGREFKIATLSADELEPTFKYRNVVGDVRLQGDSVWFQSPHFELPASSGRGAGKVWWGSDLPVRYDIIIHGNQVALEDVNWVYPPLPTTGGGSVDLAIRNDPQNMQILDFRLSNMDVKTTGSHVTGSMWFGIGAPVLLVRNVDLKGDPVDFDFVRYINQKPFPVDWRGQLYGTVKGRGGPLTHFVVDQSDVTFHDAHVPGATSHATGKGELDILFPAFTAFHHFDVNATSVDLRSIEYLYPAFPRLGGTVNGTATLDSSWLDVRFSGADVYHQDGPGEPSHLTGNGRITYGDPFMTYDVTLDARPLSLTMLARSYPNSLRGLMSGPIKAQGQSPDLALATTLAGDAGTFSYDGRVDLDSVGGLGARGHGQFSALNPSRLLAKAEGPKGAFSGHYEVDVNGKNATLLTGTAGLAIERTTFDSITIYPSRARATFGDGRMRIDSLLVETSAGTLEASGSIGLPKGRADSLAFQFTADSLGGLRRYVSIADSTAPPDSLSGDLRVRGFLQGRMDSLRLAGTLTGNQLYRNKDRSRSVTLGFDLANLPDAPSGRLTLSADSLTLAGVALDTLGGTLIAEDASHARFTVGAQSHNGPLGVAGGTWTLLKNAWSLGLTSLDMVVGKDEWRLAGPALLQRDSVGTRLDSLILRNRDTASVALSGDVPNAGNVNGRVRAVNLPLDDIGVIEQFADSVGGLGRVDATLGGTREHPTLTGEAQISGLRHNGVTLDRLTLNSQLHDQDADVSLAVVSKGATTLTLGLKLPIDFKLFSLKMRNAPMSGLIQVPATDLSIVQLASRSFNQVTGTLRGAIIIGGTPSVPVFRDTVMCGSAVLGCVRGVAIQNGSATLQQLGVQLTDIQCSLSGAGDLTAGDSLSLSKCSAFSPAVQRGMERGQIVVDGWAKNVARFLLTKPDPLKPAPSPSFRIAVGLKQFHAFNKRSVADVYLTDTGLGLDSIRIAGSLNSARLTGALQVDRSAIFLADRDLARKVQTNEELITDFNPETVVGGRAGLSILAQNLDPNLTVALGSDVRLKSKEADVRLAGSLNVVKSTARASRMLASTNQLIPKFGLEGTLRTIGGSYTLDLGLAQRQFDVLSDGTVNFTGDAENPTLDIAGQYNVKQYRDRDLGVIVHLRGPLIPYPEITFTSNADYAISQSDLVSYLVTGQPGFELNAQKSEALAQFFGPTLSAYAANNLRQLVGPWVDFRFELGSGTQQLQGQTSSSFQQYLYGATVGVEKQFADKMFLSLNTGLCQFDPQFTQSNLLSGVGAKVEYRFKPEFSTQIAVDPSTTARTCSGGQSIIGIVPQPQNFSFSLHHTFRF, from the coding sequence ATGAAGCGCCGCAGTCTCGTCGCCCTCGTGGCGGCTGGCGTCCTGGTCTTCCTCGGGCTCCTCGCGGTGTCCGGGGTGCTCTTCTTCACGCGCACGTACCGCGGGCGCGAGTACGTGCGGTCGTTCGCCCAGCCGTTGATCGAGCGGGGGATCAAGGGCGGAAAGGTCTATCTCGGACACCTCAGCGGCAGCTTCCTCAACCAGCTGACGATCGACAGCGTCGCGATCCGCGACGAGCGCGGGGAGCTGTTCCTCAGCACCGGTCGGATCACGCTCGACTACAATCCGCGCGACATCTTCGACGCGCGGGCGCTCATTCGCCGCGCGACGATCGAGCATCCGTACGTCCACATCGTCCAGCACAACGACTACAGCTGGAACTTCAAGAAGATCTTCGCCAGCGCCCCGTCGCCGGCGCCGGCGAAGAAAGACGAGACCACGCGCGGCTGGGGCAACTACATCGTCGCCGACTCGGTGAGGCTCCGCGACGCGACCTTTCTGCTGACGATGCGTTGGCAGCCCGACGATTCGTTGAAGGGGGCGCGCCGCGACAGCGTGATCCGCGTCACACTCGCCAATCCCGCGAGAGCCGTGACCCAGACGTACGACGGCTATGGGCGGCTGTACGAGTGGCGCAACATCAATGGTCTCATCTCTCACGCCCGCCTCTCCGATCCGGACAGCGACGTGAAGTACGGGCGGGAGTTCAAGATCGCGACGCTCTCGGCCGACGAGCTCGAGCCGACCTTCAAATACCGCAACGTCGTCGGCGACGTACGGCTGCAAGGCGACTCCGTCTGGTTTCAGTCGCCGCACTTCGAGCTACCGGCGTCGAGCGGGCGCGGCGCGGGCAAAGTGTGGTGGGGAAGCGACCTGCCGGTGCGCTACGACATCATCATCCACGGCAATCAGGTCGCGCTCGAGGACGTGAATTGGGTCTATCCTCCGCTGCCGACGACGGGCGGCGGATCCGTCGACCTCGCGATCCGGAACGATCCGCAGAACATGCAGATTCTGGATTTCCGGTTGAGCAACATGGACGTCAAGACGACGGGGTCGCACGTCACGGGCTCGATGTGGTTCGGCATCGGTGCACCGGTCCTGCTCGTGCGGAACGTCGATCTGAAAGGCGATCCGGTCGACTTCGATTTCGTGCGCTACATCAACCAGAAGCCGTTCCCGGTGGATTGGCGCGGCCAACTCTATGGAACGGTGAAGGGGCGCGGCGGCCCGCTTACGCATTTCGTCGTCGACCAGTCGGACGTCACTTTCCACGACGCTCACGTTCCGGGCGCGACTTCGCATGCGACCGGCAAGGGCGAGCTCGACATCCTCTTCCCGGCGTTCACCGCGTTTCATCACTTCGACGTGAACGCAACGTCGGTGGACCTGCGCTCGATCGAATATCTCTACCCAGCGTTTCCGCGACTCGGCGGCACCGTGAACGGCACGGCGACGCTCGACTCGTCGTGGCTCGACGTCCGCTTCTCCGGCGCCGACGTCTACCATCAGGACGGGCCGGGTGAACCGTCGCATTTGACCGGGAACGGCCGCATCACGTACGGCGATCCGTTCATGACGTACGACGTGACGCTCGACGCGCGGCCGTTGTCGCTGACGATGCTCGCGCGCTCGTATCCGAACTCCCTGCGCGGATTGATGAGCGGACCGATCAAGGCTCAGGGGCAATCTCCCGACCTGGCGCTCGCGACGACGCTCGCCGGCGACGCGGGCACGTTCAGCTACGACGGTCGCGTCGACCTCGATTCCGTGGGCGGCCTCGGCGCGCGCGGACACGGACAGTTCAGCGCGTTGAATCCGTCAAGGCTGCTGGCGAAAGCCGAGGGCCCGAAGGGGGCGTTCAGCGGGCATTACGAGGTGGACGTGAACGGTAAGAACGCGACGCTGCTCACCGGCACGGCGGGGCTCGCGATCGAGCGCACGACGTTCGACAGCATCACGATCTATCCGTCCCGCGCGCGCGCAACGTTCGGTGACGGGCGCATGCGCATCGACAGCCTGCTGGTCGAAACGAGCGCCGGGACGTTGGAAGCGAGCGGATCGATCGGTCTGCCGAAGGGACGCGCGGATTCGCTCGCGTTCCAGTTCACTGCCGACTCGCTCGGCGGGCTGCGGCGCTACGTCTCGATTGCCGATTCGACCGCCCCACCGGATTCGTTGTCCGGTGACCTGAGGGTTCGAGGCTTCTTGCAGGGCCGCATGGACTCGCTTCGCCTCGCCGGCACGTTGACCGGAAATCAGTTGTACCGAAACAAGGACCGGAGCCGTTCGGTCACGTTGGGCTTCGACCTCGCGAACCTTCCAGACGCGCCCTCCGGCCGGCTGACGCTGAGCGCGGATTCGCTCACGCTCGCCGGCGTCGCGCTCGACACGCTCGGCGGAACTCTGATCGCCGAAGATGCCTCGCACGCGCGCTTCACGGTCGGCGCGCAGAGCCACAACGGGCCGCTCGGCGTGGCGGGCGGAACCTGGACGTTGCTCAAGAACGCGTGGTCGCTGGGACTCACTTCGCTGGACATGGTTGTCGGCAAGGACGAGTGGCGACTCGCCGGTCCCGCTCTGCTGCAACGTGATAGCGTCGGCACGCGGTTAGACTCACTGATCCTGCGCAATCGGGACACCGCGTCGGTCGCACTGAGCGGCGACGTGCCGAACGCGGGGAACGTCAACGGACGCGTGCGTGCGGTGAATCTTCCGCTGGACGACATTGGCGTCATCGAACAGTTCGCGGACAGTGTCGGCGGCCTGGGCCGGGTGGACGCGACGCTGGGCGGGACGCGCGAGCATCCGACTCTCACGGGCGAAGCGCAAATCAGCGGCTTGCGGCATAACGGTGTGACGCTGGACCGACTGACGCTGAACAGCCAACTGCACGACCAAGACGCAGACGTGAGCCTCGCGGTCGTGAGCAAGGGCGCAACGACGCTGACGCTAGGCCTCAAGCTGCCGATCGACTTCAAGCTGTTCAGCCTCAAGATGCGAAACGCTCCGATGAGCGGCCTGATCCAGGTTCCGGCGACGGATCTGTCGATCGTGCAGCTCGCGTCACGGTCGTTCAATCAGGTCACCGGGACGTTGCGCGGAGCGATCATCATCGGCGGAACGCCGAGCGTGCCGGTTTTCAGAGACACCGTCATGTGCGGGTCCGCCGTCTTGGGTTGCGTGAGAGGCGTGGCCATCCAAAACGGATCCGCGACGCTACAGCAGCTCGGCGTTCAACTCACGGACATACAGTGCTCGTTGTCGGGCGCGGGCGACCTCACGGCAGGGGACAGTCTGTCGCTTTCCAAGTGCAGCGCCTTCTCTCCGGCGGTGCAACGGGGAATGGAGCGTGGCCAGATCGTGGTGGACGGCTGGGCCAAAAACGTCGCGCGTTTCCTTCTCACGAAGCCCGATCCGCTCAAGCCGGCCCCGTCGCCGTCGTTCCGGATCGCGGTCGGATTGAAGCAGTTCCATGCATTCAACAAGCGCAGCGTCGCCGACGTGTACCTCACTGACACTGGTCTGGGCCTCGACTCGATTCGAATCGCCGGGAGTTTGAATTCGGCCAGGCTCACTGGGGCGCTTCAGGTCGACCGGAGCGCGATCTTCCTCGCCGACCGGGACCTCGCGCGCAAGGTCCAGACTAACGAGGAGCTGATCACGGACTTCAATCCCGAAACCGTGGTCGGCGGACGCGCCGGGCTATCGATACTGGCCCAGAATCTGGACCCCAACTTAACGGTTGCACTCGGCAGCGACGTCCGCCTCAAATCGAAAGAAGCGGACGTCCGTCTGGCCGGATCGTTGAATGTCGTGAAATCGACGGCGCGCGCGAGCCGGATGCTCGCTTCGACCAATCAGCTGATTCCGAAGTTCGGACTCGAGGGCACGCTGCGAACGATCGGCGGCAGCTACACGCTCGACCTCGGTCTGGCCCAGCGTCAATTCGACGTTCTGTCCGACGGCACCGTGAACTTCACGGGTGACGCGGAGAATCCGACGCTGGACATCGCCGGCCAGTACAACGTGAAGCAGTATCGCGATCGAGACCTCGGCGTGATCGTCCATTTACGCGGACCGTTGATCCCGTATCCGGAGATCACCTTCACCAGCAACGCCGACTACGCGATCTCGCAATCGGACCTCGTGAGCTACCTCGTGACCGGCCAACCGGGCTTCGAGCTCAACGCGCAAAAGAGCGAGGCCCTCGCGCAGTTCTTCGGGCCTACGCTCAGCGCTTACGCGGCCAACAACCTGCGACAGCTCGTCGGGCCGTGGGTCGACTTCCGATTCGAGCTCGGCAGCGGAACGCAGCAACTGCAGGGGCAGACGTCGAGCAGCTTCCAGCAGTACCTCTACGGCGCCACGGTCGGCGTCGAGAAGCAGTTCGCCGACAAGATGTTCCTCAGCCTGAACACGGGTCTCTGCCAGTTCGATCCGCAGTTCACCCAATCGAACCTGCTGTCGGGCGTCGGCGCCAAGGTCGAGTACCGCTTCAAGCCGGAATTCTCGACCCAGATCGCGGTCGATCCGTCGACGACCGCGCGAACCTGCTCGGGCGGGCAGAGCATCATCGGCATCGTGCCCCAGCCGCAGAACTTCAGCTTCTCGTTGCACCACACCTTCCGCTTCTGA
- a CDS encoding diacylglycerol kinase family protein, which yields MANPASRRGRRLAGHAQRELIQRSIDCDLVFTERPGHAAELAASHAHAYDAVFVVGGDGTVMEVAAALASHTSDTPVGVLAGGTGNLVARAFGIPLSVSRAVPALLDGTERRVDLGRLSSGGGFSVAAGVGIDAAMIAETPGWLKRRLGVLAYTIMGARAALRTVGRGDFFTARITVDGVVHERRVAMVMIANVGAVLGERLVLGPEIRPDDGMLDACLFSPNSMRDALRIVRRMVFRDFADDPCMLYVAGRHIRVETDPPRLWQADGDVMGTTPFDATIEPLAVRLLVPR from the coding sequence ATCGCGAATCCGGCGTCGCGACGCGGAAGACGGCTCGCCGGCCACGCCCAGCGCGAGCTGATCCAACGTTCGATCGACTGCGACCTCGTCTTCACCGAACGGCCGGGCCATGCGGCGGAGCTCGCGGCGAGCCACGCCCACGCCTATGACGCCGTTTTCGTGGTCGGTGGAGACGGGACAGTCATGGAAGTCGCCGCCGCGCTCGCGTCCCACACCAGCGACACCCCGGTCGGCGTGCTGGCGGGAGGCACGGGGAATCTCGTGGCGCGCGCCTTTGGAATACCGCTTTCGGTATCGCGGGCGGTCCCCGCGCTCCTCGACGGAACGGAGCGGCGGGTCGATCTCGGCCGGCTGAGCTCCGGCGGCGGCTTTTCAGTGGCCGCGGGGGTCGGGATCGACGCGGCCATGATCGCTGAAACGCCGGGCTGGCTCAAGCGTCGATTGGGTGTACTCGCCTATACGATCATGGGCGCGCGCGCCGCGCTGCGTACCGTGGGTCGGGGTGACTTCTTTACCGCCCGAATCACGGTCGATGGTGTGGTTCACGAGAGGCGCGTCGCGATGGTGATGATCGCCAACGTCGGCGCGGTGCTCGGCGAGCGCCTGGTGCTCGGTCCGGAGATCCGCCCCGATGATGGGATGCTCGACGCCTGCCTCTTTTCACCGAACTCGATGCGCGACGCGCTGCGCATCGTGCGCCGCATGGTTTTCCGCGACTTCGCGGACGATCCGTGCATGCTGTACGTCGCGGGCAGACACATTCGAGTCGAGACGGATCCGCCGCGGCTTTGGCAGGCGGACGGAGACGTGATGGGCACGACTCCGTTCGATGCCACCATCGAGCCGCTGGCGGTTCGCCTGCTCGTTCCGCGCTGA
- a CDS encoding ABC transporter substrate-binding protein: MEDARPRVAAAALALLSAFVLATCGAPGAPSRDEIVDSRDIYDPRSLDPALSTDVPTGRAVGYLFDGLTRFTPDARVEPSLATRWEISPDGRRYTFHLRTDVSFHDGAHFTAKNVVASWERALAPATKSGAAQFLFPIAGAKAFNGGTAKSIAGLAAPNDSTLIVALDEPLAIFTKMLAMPVASVVPLNTPPNFGEHPIGTGPWKLVTWKHDDFLLFSKNPGYFGGAPKTDTLRARIIAEPSTAVAEYESGNVDVLQIPASEASEWVNDESRSPMLMSTPALELVYIGINTTRGPLADPRVRRAINYAVDVNRIIERLVGGRGIRANGVIPPTLPGHDSSRAPYAYDPAKARQLLAASGHANGIDVELWVSTNPIYQRIAETVQAYLNVVGIRTKIVLREAAASRAAARKGETDMILKDWYADYPDAEDFLYPLLGTANRGAGGNVSFYSNARFDSLMTVARREENEARRNALYRQADSIAFADAPMVFLHFYDELYAVQPWIRHFVPPVIFNGQRWLDVTIDRSPPSPRPSK, from the coding sequence ATGGAAGACGCACGACCGCGCGTTGCCGCGGCCGCCCTCGCGCTCCTCTCGGCGTTCGTGCTCGCGACATGCGGAGCGCCCGGAGCGCCGTCGCGAGACGAGATCGTCGACTCGCGCGACATCTACGACCCCAGATCACTCGACCCCGCACTCTCGACCGACGTTCCCACCGGACGCGCCGTCGGCTATCTGTTCGACGGCCTCACGCGCTTCACGCCGGACGCACGCGTCGAGCCGTCGCTCGCCACGCGTTGGGAGATTTCCCCCGACGGACGGCGTTACACCTTTCATCTCCGGACCGACGTTTCGTTCCACGACGGCGCTCACTTCACGGCGAAGAACGTTGTGGCCAGCTGGGAGCGTGCGCTCGCGCCGGCCACGAAGAGCGGTGCGGCCCAGTTCCTCTTCCCGATCGCCGGGGCGAAAGCCTTCAACGGCGGGACGGCCAAATCGATTGCCGGCCTCGCCGCGCCCAACGATTCCACTCTCATCGTCGCGCTCGACGAGCCGCTCGCGATTTTCACCAAGATGCTGGCGATGCCCGTGGCCTCGGTCGTCCCACTGAACACGCCGCCGAATTTCGGCGAGCACCCGATCGGCACGGGTCCGTGGAAGCTCGTCACCTGGAAGCACGACGACTTCCTCCTTTTCTCCAAGAATCCCGGATACTTCGGCGGCGCCCCGAAGACCGACACCCTCCGCGCCCGCATCATCGCGGAGCCGAGCACGGCGGTGGCCGAGTACGAAAGCGGTAACGTCGATGTCCTGCAGATCCCGGCCTCCGAAGCGAGCGAATGGGTGAACGACGAGAGCCGCTCGCCGATGCTGATGTCGACGCCCGCGCTCGAGCTCGTGTACATAGGTATCAACACGACACGCGGACCGTTGGCGGACCCGCGTGTCCGCCGGGCGATCAATTACGCCGTCGATGTAAACCGCATCATTGAGCGCCTGGTTGGGGGCCGCGGCATTCGGGCGAACGGCGTGATCCCCCCCACGCTTCCCGGACACGACAGCTCGCGAGCCCCCTACGCCTACGATCCGGCGAAGGCGCGCCAGCTGCTCGCCGCCTCGGGCCACGCCAACGGGATCGACGTCGAGCTCTGGGTCTCCACAAACCCCATCTACCAGCGAATCGCCGAAACGGTCCAGGCATACCTCAACGTCGTCGGCATCCGCACGAAGATCGTGCTCCGCGAGGCCGCCGCGTCGCGCGCGGCCGCCCGCAAAGGCGAGACGGACATGATCCTCAAGGACTGGTACGCCGACTATCCCGACGCCGAAGACTTCCTCTATCCGCTCCTCGGCACCGCGAATCGCGGCGCCGGAGGAAACGTCTCGTTCTACTCGAATGCGCGCTTCGATTCGCTGATGACCGTGGCCCGCCGCGAGGAAAACGAAGCCAGGCGAAACGCGCTCTATCGCCAAGCCGACTCCATCGCGTTTGCCGACGCGCCGATGGTCTTCCTCCATTTCTACGATGAGCTCTACGCGGTTCAACCGTGGATCAGGCATTTCGTGCCGCCGGTCATCTTCAACGGCCAGCGCTGGCTCGATGTGACGATCGACCGCTCGCCCCCTTCGCCGCGTCCGTCGAAATGA